One Castanea sativa cultivar Marrone di Chiusa Pesio chromosome 4, ASM4071231v1 DNA window includes the following coding sequences:
- the LOC142630308 gene encoding uncharacterized protein LOC142630308, protein MGCCCENVDPEPPSSIRGPKADPGSQIEIEPRQRSQWEKLVDWLRWWWQGDNDPCDFERCDNEHGDNEQSNGDLIYEQKVQMLVEMGFAEDDVRRALNENDCNVLLALLMLCVQNTNTEA, encoded by the exons ATGGGTTgctgttgtgaaaatgttgacCCAGAACCTCCGTCTTCGATCAGAGGACCTAAGGCGGACCCAGGTTCGCAGATTGAAATCGAACCAAGGCAGCGTAGTCAG TGGGAGAAACTTGTAGATTGGCTTCGTTGGTGGTGGCAGGGTGATAATGACCCGTGTGATTTTGAGCGGTGTGATAATGAGCATGGTGATAATGAGCAGAGTAATGGTGACCTTATTTATGAGCAAAAGGTGCAAATGCTTGTGGAGATGGGCTTTGCTGAAGATGATGTAAGAAGAGCTCTAAATGAAAATGATTGTAATGTATTATTGGCTCTGCTCATGCTTTGCGTACAGAATACGAATACAGAGGCTTAG